A genomic region of Eucalyptus grandis isolate ANBG69807.140 chromosome 5, ASM1654582v1, whole genome shotgun sequence contains the following coding sequences:
- the LOC120293188 gene encoding actin-2-like, with the protein MADAEDIQPLGVDNGFGMIKAGFAGDDAPRVVFPSMVCRSRHPVDMVSMGHRVAYVGDEAQSKRGMLTLKYPMESGIASNWDDMEKIWHHTFYIELRGALNERPMLLI; encoded by the exons ATGGCAGATGCCGAAGACATTCAGCCTCTTGGTGTTGATAATGGATTTGGCATGATTA AAGCTGGTTTTGCTGGAGATGATGCTCCAAGGGTTGTCTTCCCCAGTATGGTTTGTCGATCGAGGCACCCCGTTGACATGGTTAGTATGGGCCACAGGGTTGCTTATGTTGGAGATGAGGCCCAATCGAAAAGGGGCATGCTTACTTTGAAGTACCCTATGGAAAGTGGAATTGCCAGCAATTGGGATGATATGGAAAAGATCTGGCATCACACTTTCTACATTGAGCTACGCGGGGCTCTCAATGAACGTCCGATGCTCCTTATTTAA